The DNA region TCCTCGAGCACGCGCAGGAGCTTCACCTGGATGTCCGGCGGGATTTCTCCCACTTCGTCGAGGAGCAGCGTGCCGCGGTCCGCCAGCTCGAACTTGCCGATCTTGCGGCCGACGGCTCCGGTGAACGAGCCCTTCTCGTGGCCGAACATCTCGCTCTCCAGGATCTCGGCGGGGATGGCGGCGCAGTTCACCGGAAGGAAACGCTCGTTCCGCCGGGGCGAGTTCTGGTGGATGGCGTTGGCGATCAGCTCCTTGCCGGTGCCGCTCTCGCCGGTGATCAGGACGCTGCTGCGCGTCGGGGCGACGAGCTGGATCTGATCGAACAGCTGCCTCATCGCCTTCGATTTTCCGAGGATGTTTCCGAGCCGGAACTTCTCGTCGAGCCGGCCGCGCAGCTCCTCCACCTCGCGCAGCAGCCGGCGCTTCTGGATCGCCGCCTCGACGCGCTTCCGGAGCTCGACGGTGTTCACCGGCTTCTGCATGAAGTCGTCGGCCCCGGCCTTCATGGCCTCCACGGCCGTTTCGACGGTCCCATGGCCCGTGATCAGGAGGACCCCCAGACCGGGATCGATCCCCTTGATCTCGCGCAGGACCTCCATGCCGTCCATGCCGGGCATCATGAGGTCGGTGACGATCACGTCCACCTCGTGGCCCTGGCACAGGTAGGCGACGGCGTCCCGCCCGGAGACGAAGTCGGCCACCGAATGGCCGACTTTCTCCAGGGCCTTCTTCATGATCTCCCGGGAGGGCGCGTGGTCCTCGACGAGGAGGATTCTTCCCGTGGCGCTCATGCGGGCTCCTGCTGCTCCCGGTAGAACATCCGGGCGGTCTCGAGGACCATCGCGAAGAGGAGCGGCCCGATGACGATGCCGATCAAGCCAAAGAGGGACAGGCCGGCGAAGACGCCGAGGAGGGTGATCACGGGATGGACGCCGATCATGTT from Candidatus Polarisedimenticolia bacterium includes:
- a CDS encoding sigma-54 dependent transcriptional regulator, giving the protein MSATGRILLVEDHAPSREIMKKALEKVGHSVADFVSGRDAVAYLCQGHEVDVIVTDLMMPGMDGMEVLREIKGIDPGLGVLLITGHGTVETAVEAMKAGADDFMQKPVNTVELRKRVEAAIQKRRLLREVEELRGRLDEKFRLGNILGKSKAMRQLFDQIQLVAPTRSSVLITGESGTGKELIANAIHQNSPRRNERFLPVNCAAIPAEILESEMFGHEKGSFTGAVGRKIGKFELADRGTLLLDEVGEIPPDIQVKLLRVLEDRSFMRVGGPENLTVDVRILAATNASLEQRVSEGKFRPDLYYRLKVVTLHIPPLRERPEDIPLLVSHFLDQFKRENGREDLSLSPAALRGLVGSRWEGNVRELRNLIESLVVMATRPVIDVWDLPEAYRHAAPQEPAAASGASPSGPGTTMEEIEREAILRTLKETEGNRTRAAEILGIGLRTLQRKLKEYGEPGE